The sequence CCCAAGGGAGAGTGGATGGACTGAAATTACGAAATACGTAATTGATGAACCATTCTTAAATCAAAATACAATGATCATGATTAATCCTAATTCATTTAACGGCTTATCTGCCGAAGCACAGAAGAAAATGATTGAAGTTACAGCAAAATTTGAAACGGAAATGGCAAATTATTTTATAGAGAAGAATGAAGAGGAATGGAAGGCCCTTAAAGAAGACGGGGTAAAAGTAATTGATATTAGTCAGAAAGATCGTGATTTATTACAAAAACATATCAATGAACAAACATGGAAATCGCTAGAAAAGAATATTGATAAAGATACTGTCAAAGAATTAAAAGGGCTTTTAAATAAATAACATCTCTCTATGAAAAGGGATATTCAATATCCCTTTTCAATGGATAAAAAGGAGGCGGTAGTTTGAAAACATTCTTTAAGTGGTTAGATAAGATTGAAAATGTATTCGCCGCTATTGGGATGTGGGTGATTGCTTTCATGATGGGTCTAGTTGTCTTTGAAGTCATCATACGTAATTTATTCAATTATTCTTTTAGCTGGTCAATAGATTACACAAGCTATGCGCTGTTATATATTGCCTTTCTAGGTGCTGCATGGTTGTTACGTGAGGGCGGTCATGTTTCGGTAAACATACTCGAAGAATATCTGCCAGCAAAAAGTCTTAAATTTCTAGATTACATCATTGTTATTTCCGGAATCCTATTAAGTCTTGTCTTAGTATATTACGGTATCGGAGTTACATGGGATTTGTATATTAACGATACAAGGAGCCTCTCAGTCGTTAAAACACCGCTTGCCTATGTAGTAATGATTATTCCGATTGGGGGCCTGTTATTGCTGTTGGAATTTTTCCGTAAAGGATATTTGTTAGTGACCGTTAAGGTTCCGACTGCAGATATAGATAAGGTGAGAGCAAATGCCAATATCAATTCAAATACTAATATAAATACAGATATAAGTATTAACCCTAAATCAAATGTATAAAAGGTGGTGAAGGTATGGAATGGTGGTTAGTTCTGATTATTATATTATTCAGCCTGCTCACACTGATGTTTATGAGAGTTCCAGTGGCATTTGCTTTTATTCTCGTAAATATTGGCGGAGCACTAGTGTTTTGGGGAATGGAAGGAATGGATCAACTGGTCATGAGTATCAAAGACTCACTAGTCAATTTTTCATTAATTCCTATTCCTCTCTTCGTTTTAATGGGTGAAATCATGTTCCATGCTGGCCTTGCAGGAAACCTTATTAATACGATAGATAAATGGTTTGGTAAAGTTCCGGGTAGATTAAGCCTAATTGCTGTTGGTGGTGGTACAGCGCTTTCCACTTTAACGGGTTCCTCCGCCTCCACTACGGCGATTTTGGGTTCTACATTACTCCCTGAGATGGAAAAGAAAGGCTATAAAAATGAATTAGCCTTAGGTCCGATTTTGGGCAGTGGGGGCTTGGCTGTCCTCATTCCGCCTAGTGCTTTAGGGGTATTGCTTGCTTCCGTATCCAAAGTGTCTATTGGCACCTTTATGGTGGCCATCATTTTACCTGGAGTTCTAGTTGCCATTTTATTTGCGCTATACGTTATTATTCGGGCAAGGACCCAGCCGCATTTAGCGCCTGTATATTCGACGGAAAAAATATCACTGAAAGAGAAAATGGTCGATACAATAAAATATGTATTACCGTTAGGGTTTATCTTATTCCTTGTGATCGGATTGATTTTATTAGGAATCAGTTCACCAACTGAATCAGCAGCCCTAGGTGCCTTTGGTAGCCTTGTCCTTGCAGCAGCCTATCGAAAATTAACAAAAGAAAGTTTAATTAATGCATTTAAAGGAACGATGAAAATATCCGTCATGATTTTAATGATTGTGACAGGTTCAACTGCCTTTAGTCAAATTCTTGCCTTTTCAGGGGCTACCCAAGAGATGGTTCGTCTAATTGCAGGTCTTTCCATTGACCCAATCGTACTATTAAGCTTAATGTTATTTGTTATTATCATTATGGGTACTTTTATGGAAGGTTTGGCTATCATTATGATTGTATTACCGATTTTTACACCAGTAGCCATGACACTTGGTTTTGATTTATATTGGTTTTCAACCCTTGTATTAATCGCGGTTGAAGTAGGTGCTATTAGTCCTCCTTTTGGATTAGGATTATTTGTCCTTAAATCTGTAAGTAAATATAAAATGAGTGCCATTTATAAATCTTCTATTCCGTTTGTTGCCTTGTTCCTTATAGCGCTAGCCCTATTAATTGCCTTTCCGGAAATTACATTATGGCTACCAAGTTTAATGAAAACATAGAATGTATTTGTCATCTATTAAGGAAGCAATTATTGGGATGACAGAATATCTTATCAAGAGCAAAAGGCTGTCCTAAAACGATTAGGACAGCCTTTTGCTCTTTTTTGAGAGTTCATGGTTTCTATTGGATTTGAGAGCCACAAATTTTCTTAATTTGTGTTAGGTTGACCCAACTGTATGTTTCGGTTGAATAGGTGAGTCATTTTCTAACCTATTCATACATTGTTTCCAATCAGATATTTCACTACTATATAATTATAATTTAAATTTTCCGAAAATAAAAAGAGTTTATATCAGGAGGTTATCAATTATGTTAACAAAACAGGATAATCATTTATTAACACGTACGGGTCCAGGAACTCCAA comes from Bacillus tuaregi and encodes:
- a CDS encoding TRAP transporter small permease, producing the protein MKTFFKWLDKIENVFAAIGMWVIAFMMGLVVFEVIIRNLFNYSFSWSIDYTSYALLYIAFLGAAWLLREGGHVSVNILEEYLPAKSLKFLDYIIVISGILLSLVLVYYGIGVTWDLYINDTRSLSVVKTPLAYVVMIIPIGGLLLLLEFFRKGYLLVTVKVPTADIDKVRANANINSNTNINTDISINPKSNV
- a CDS encoding TRAP transporter large permease, with the translated sequence MEWWLVLIIILFSLLTLMFMRVPVAFAFILVNIGGALVFWGMEGMDQLVMSIKDSLVNFSLIPIPLFVLMGEIMFHAGLAGNLINTIDKWFGKVPGRLSLIAVGGGTALSTLTGSSASTTAILGSTLLPEMEKKGYKNELALGPILGSGGLAVLIPPSALGVLLASVSKVSIGTFMVAIILPGVLVAILFALYVIIRARTQPHLAPVYSTEKISLKEKMVDTIKYVLPLGFILFLVIGLILLGISSPTESAALGAFGSLVLAAAYRKLTKESLINAFKGTMKISVMILMIVTGSTAFSQILAFSGATQEMVRLIAGLSIDPIVLLSLMLFVIIIMGTFMEGLAIIMIVLPIFTPVAMTLGFDLYWFSTLVLIAVEVGAISPPFGLGLFVLKSVSKYKMSAIYKSSIPFVALFLIALALLIAFPEITLWLPSLMKT